TGCGGTTGCTTGCGAAAAGGAAATTTGGGCGCAACATCCCAATCCCGACCGCTATAAAAGAGCAGTTTTTGAAAACTTTTTTCAAGGCGCTATGCAAAGTGGCGGCGCTTTTAAAATCATTGATAAGAAAAGTGGAAAAATTGCAGGCAGCACAAGGTTTTATGATTATAATGCGGAAGACAAAAGCATCTTAATCGGTTATACGTTTTACGGAACCCAATTTTGGGGAACAGGCATTAACCATTCTGCCAAAAAGTTGATGATGGCGTATATTTTCCAGTTTGTTGACAAAGTTATCTTCCATATTGGTGCAACTAATTTGCGCTCTCAAATTTCTATTGAACGACTTGACGCGCAAAAAATAGGTGAAGAAGAAGTTGTTTATTTTGGTGAAACTTCAAAACTTAATTTTGTATATCAAATCACAAAGAAGATTTTTTTAAATCATCTTAATCCTATTTAAAATACATTTATTTCCGAGCCAATTGTACAATTTTCTGAATTAAAGTAATTACCAAAACCATAGCAGTTCCCACCACAATACCGAATCCAAATTCTTTAATTATATCTGGAACATTCGGAAAAAGATGATGGAAATAATCGATGTTGTGGAGGAAGATTCCACCAGAAACCAATAACAAAGCTATCGTCCCAACAACGCCCAATATCTTAATAACGACTGGTAAAAGTTTTACCAAAAAATGTCCTATTTTCGAAAAAACGCCCCGGTTGTTGGATTTATCAATTAATTTGAATCCTGCGTCATCCATTCTCACAATCAGCGCAACAATACCATAAACGCCGACAGTAGCCAAGACAGAAACAATACAAACCGTTACAATTTGAATATTCAGAGGTTGTTTTAAAACCGTTCCCAGCGCGATAATCACAATCTCGATTGACAAAATAAAATCTGTGGTAATGGCCGCTTTTATTTTTGCTTTTTCTTGTTGTTCTGGGAGTTGATGTTCAAGAACTTCTGTAATATTGTTATCCGTTTGTTCAATTTCTTTTTTATGAAACAGAAAATGAAAAATCTTTTCCATACCCTCAAAAGCCAGATAACAACCTCCGGCAATTAATACATATTTAATAACAATTGGAAAAAAAGCATTCAGCAACAAAGCAATCGGAACAATTATCAACTTGTTGAGAAACGAACCTTTTGTAATAGCCCAAAGTACAGGAATCTCGCGGGAAGACTCAAAACCTGTCGCTTTTTCAGCATTAACAGCGAGGTCATCACCCAGAATTCCTGCAGTTTTTTGTGTCGCCACCTTACTTGCCACAGCCACATCATCCATGAGTGCTGCAAGGTCGTCCAATATTGCAAAAAAGCCTGAAGCCATAATTTTTTATTAAATTTTATTCTGCAAAAATATTAAATGCTCAAAAACAATTGAACAATTACCGCTACTATTTTTTGAAATAGCATTACAGATTTTCAATGTTTGTGATTAATTGGCCAACAACTTCATCCGTGGTCGCCCAAGAGCAAATCAACCGAATGGCAGAATGTTCTGCATCAATCTGTTGCCAGATATAAAAATCAAATTCGTGTTGTAAAATTTTGATATGGTCATTTTTAAGAATCGGAAAAATCTGATTGCTCAAAGAATTTGTCAAAAAAGACACATTTTTCTTTTCAAAAGCCGACTTTATCTTTTGGGTTTGTCGATTGGCATGTTTTCCCAATTCGAGATACAAATCATCTTTCAAAAGCTCCAGAAACTGAATGCCCAACAATCTGCCTTTCGCCAACATCGCACCTTTTTGTTTGATAACAAAAGGAAAATCTTCGCTTAATTTTTCGTTATTAAAAATAATCGCTTCGCCTATTAAAGCGCCATTTTTGGTTCCTCCAAAATAAAAAACATCAGAATTTTTCGCGATAATTTCCAGACTCAATTCAGCCTCAGGAATCGCAATGGCTTGTGACATTCTAGCGCCATCAATAAAAAGATAAAGATTTTTGGATTGACAAAATTGATACAACTTTTCCAATTCTGTTTTAGAATAATGTGTTCCAATTTCGGTGGTATTTGAAATATAAACCAGCTTTGGTCGCACCTGATGAGGAATATTTGGATGTTTGTCCAAAACCACTTGTATATCGCTGGGTGTAATCTTTCCATCTTTAGTTTGAATGAGATTAATCTTATGCCCAACCGCTTCTATGGCGCCCGTTTCGTTGGTTTGGATATGTCCAAAATCCGCAGATATAACGCTTTCAAAAGGTTTTAACAAAGAAGAAATCACCAACAAATTAGCCTGCGTTCCGCCACTTACGAAATATACGCCAGCATTTTCATTTTTTATTTTTTCCTGAAACAATTTTGTAGCTTGTTGGCAATATTCGTCTTGTCCATAGCCCAATTGCTGTGTTTCGTTAGTCTCTATTAAGGCTTGCAAAATCCGAGGATGACAAGCTTCTGTATAATCATTTTTAAAAGAATATTTCATTGATATCTTATCGTTCTACAATTTGTTTCTGGACCATTCGCTCCAAGATCCGACATAAAGATTTGGAATTTCAAAACCAGCTTCGTTCATCGCCAACAGCGTATGGCAAGCTGTTACACCCGAACCACAATGCACAATAATATTTTCTTTAGAAAAATCGTTGAACAGCTTTTCATATTTTACATGCAATTCTTCAGGTGTTTTAAAATTTCCATTCTCGTCCAGATTTTCAGCAAACGGCATGTTAATCGCATTGGGAATATGCCCCGCCACCAAATCTATCGGTTCGGTAATCCCGTTATAACGTTGTGCTTCGCGAACATCGATGATTACAGCATTTTTTTTCAAAGTAGCTGCTTCTACTTCATCGATATTTTTTTGTGGAAGTTTCCAATCTGTAATTGGATAATTGCTTTTTTGATATTTAAAATTTCCCGATTCTGTTTCTAAATTTTCCGAAATAGCTCGTTGAAGTCCACCATCCAAAACCTGAACTTTCACGTGACCAAAAGCTTTTAGCATCCACCAAAATCTCGCAGCGGCATTACCACCATTTTTATCATCATACATAATAACATGCGATTGCGGCGAAATTCCCAAATCGCCTAAAGTCTGTGCAAATTTTTCTGGACTTGGCAAAGGGTGACGTCCACCATTTTCAAAATTACCAATTTCTGCTAAATCATTATCTAGACTGACATAAACAGCATTTTTGAGATGTTCTTTTTCGTAGTTTTCAAAAGCCTTTGGACCTGTTCTCACATCAAAAATTCTGAGTTCTGGACTGTCTTTTATTGTATTAAAACATGGTATTCTTAAAATCGGTTTCATGGGTGAAAATTTTATAGAACTAAATTAAGTATTTATCGACGTTACACGAAATAAAATATTGAAAATTATTTAAGATACCATGCGCAGTTAGGCTAGATTATTTGGTTTAAAAATTTCGAAAAGCAACAAAATTTAATTAGATTTGTCATAACTAAAAAGTAATTATGAACACGGCTACAGAACGCATTCTTATCACCGGTGCTCTGGGACAAATAGGCACTGAACTTACCCTAAAACTTGTAGAACTCTATGGCAAAGAAAATGTCTTCGCATCTGGACTAGACAAATGGAAAGAAGGGATTACCGAAGCGGGACATTATGAAAGATTGGACGTTTCCAATTTTGAAGCAATGACCGACTTTATCAAAGAACATCAAATTACAACGGTGTACCATTTAGCTTCTCTCCTATCCGGAACTTCGGAAAAGCAGCCTCTTTTCGCCTGGAAGCTTAACCTAGAACCACTTATCCACCTTTGCGAATTGGCAAAACAAGGTGTTATTAATAAAATATTTTGGCCAAGCTCCATCGCAGTTTTTGGAAAAGGTATTCCTAAAGAAAATGTAGGACAAGAGGTGGTTCTTAACCCTTCTACAGTCTACGGAATTTCGAAAATGGCTGGTGAAAAATGGTGCGAATATTATTTTGAAAAATATAATGTTGACATCAGAAGTATCCGTTATCCAGGTTTGATTTCTTGGAAAGCGCCGGCTGGCGGTGGAACAACAGATTATGCGGTAGAAATTTTCTACGAAGCGGTAGAGAACGGTAGCTACACAAGCTTCATCAAAGAAGATACGAAAATGCCAATGCTGTACATGGATGATGCGATAAACGCAACAATCAAATTGATGACGGCACCAAAAGAACAAGTTAGGGTAAGAACTTCTTATAATCTTGGCGGGATGAGTTTCAATCCTAAAGAATTGTCAGAAGAAATTAAAAAAATTATGCCTGAATTTACTATTAAATACGAACCCGATTTCCGTCAAGCGATTGCAGATTCTTGGCCAGCAAGTATTGATGATTCTGTAGCAAAACAAGATTGGGGACTTAGTTATAATTTTGATATCGAAAGCATGTCAAAAGATATGATTAAAAACCTAAAAATAAAATTGGCTAAATAAGTCAAAACCTGTTCTGAAGATGCTGTTACTAAGTATTAACCTTACAATTCCTTTTGGAAAAGACCGTATCAATCCAGAAATTGATGATGAAACATTAATAGCATCTTTGGAACAAAATATAGAAATAATTGTTCAAAACCTTGACATCTATTCTACTCTTGTCACTTTTTTTGTTGATGTTTCTATTGCAGAACGCCTTAAGAAAACTTTAAAAAAACTAACAACGGCAGGACACGAGGTTGCTTTTTACAACATTCGTTCTACAACTTCCGAAATCGAAATTGCTAAAAAGATTCTTGAAGATGAACTTCAAAAAAAAATCCGCGGCCTTCGTCAAAAACTCCTAAAACTTCCTAATAAAGATATAAAAAGCTTGGACTTTTCTTATGTTTCGAATATCGAACATTCCAATATTGGTTTTATTTTTAGACGTTTAAAAAAGGATAAAACAAAGCTTTATTATGATGACAGCCTCGTCTTTGTGCCAGAAAGTTTGTCACCGTATTCGCAATTACCTTTCAACGATTATGTGTTCCAAATAACGCCTCAGAAGTTTTATGAAAATATGATTTTGGAAACTTTGCAAAACGAAGATTACGTCCAAGTTTACATGAATGCTTGGCAATTTTTTGAAAAAGAGGAACTTCCTTACGCATTTCCTTTTTACAAAAAATACAATCTTGGAAAAAGTTTTGAGGACAAATTGATTGCTTTCCTGGATTTTGTGACAGAAAATGAACTAGCAACTTCTCGAATGAAGGATTATTTGTTTTAAAATTTAACTTAATTCAAACAAGGTAATTTCTGGTAAAATCCCCACTCTTCCGGAATAGCCAATGACACC
This genomic stretch from Chryseobacterium sp. POL2 harbors:
- a CDS encoding GNAT family N-acetyltransferase — protein: MEFSLQTRLENEILILEPLSKEDFEAIYAVACEKEIWAQHPNPDRYKRAVFENFFQGAMQSGGAFKIIDKKSGKIAGSTRFYDYNAEDKSILIGYTFYGTQFWGTGINHSAKKLMMAYIFQFVDKVIFHIGATNLRSQISIERLDAQKIGEEEVVYFGETSKLNFVYQITKKIFLNHLNPI
- a CDS encoding DUF808 domain-containing protein, whose amino-acid sequence is MASGFFAILDDLAALMDDVAVASKVATQKTAGILGDDLAVNAEKATGFESSREIPVLWAITKGSFLNKLIIVPIALLLNAFFPIVIKYVLIAGGCYLAFEGMEKIFHFLFHKKEIEQTDNNITEVLEHQLPEQQEKAKIKAAITTDFILSIEIVIIALGTVLKQPLNIQIVTVCIVSVLATVGVYGIVALIVRMDDAGFKLIDKSNNRGVFSKIGHFLVKLLPVVIKILGVVGTIALLLVSGGIFLHNIDYFHHLFPNVPDIIKEFGFGIVVGTAMVLVITLIQKIVQLARK
- a CDS encoding threonine aldolase family protein, translated to MKYSFKNDYTEACHPRILQALIETNETQQLGYGQDEYCQQATKLFQEKIKNENAGVYFVSGGTQANLLVISSLLKPFESVISADFGHIQTNETGAIEAVGHKINLIQTKDGKITPSDIQVVLDKHPNIPHQVRPKLVYISNTTEIGTHYSKTELEKLYQFCQSKNLYLFIDGARMSQAIAIPEAELSLEIIAKNSDVFYFGGTKNGALIGEAIIFNNEKLSEDFPFVIKQKGAMLAKGRLLGIQFLELLKDDLYLELGKHANRQTQKIKSAFEKKNVSFLTNSLSNQIFPILKNDHIKILQHEFDFYIWQQIDAEHSAIRLICSWATTDEVVGQLITNIENL
- a CDS encoding sulfurtransferase, coding for MKPILRIPCFNTIKDSPELRIFDVRTGPKAFENYEKEHLKNAVYVSLDNDLAEIGNFENGGRHPLPSPEKFAQTLGDLGISPQSHVIMYDDKNGGNAAARFWWMLKAFGHVKVQVLDGGLQRAISENLETESGNFKYQKSNYPITDWKLPQKNIDEVEAATLKKNAVIIDVREAQRYNGITEPIDLVAGHIPNAINMPFAENLDENGNFKTPEELHVKYEKLFNDFSKENIIVHCGSGVTACHTLLAMNEAGFEIPNLYVGSWSEWSRNKL
- a CDS encoding NAD-dependent epimerase/dehydratase family protein, which translates into the protein MNTATERILITGALGQIGTELTLKLVELYGKENVFASGLDKWKEGITEAGHYERLDVSNFEAMTDFIKEHQITTVYHLASLLSGTSEKQPLFAWKLNLEPLIHLCELAKQGVINKIFWPSSIAVFGKGIPKENVGQEVVLNPSTVYGISKMAGEKWCEYYFEKYNVDIRSIRYPGLISWKAPAGGGTTDYAVEIFYEAVENGSYTSFIKEDTKMPMLYMDDAINATIKLMTAPKEQVRVRTSYNLGGMSFNPKELSEEIKKIMPEFTIKYEPDFRQAIADSWPASIDDSVAKQDWGLSYNFDIESMSKDMIKNLKIKLAK
- a CDS encoding polysaccharide deacetylase, with the protein product MLLLSINLTIPFGKDRINPEIDDETLIASLEQNIEIIVQNLDIYSTLVTFFVDVSIAERLKKTLKKLTTAGHEVAFYNIRSTTSEIEIAKKILEDELQKKIRGLRQKLLKLPNKDIKSLDFSYVSNIEHSNIGFIFRRLKKDKTKLYYDDSLVFVPESLSPYSQLPFNDYVFQITPQKFYENMILETLQNEDYVQVYMNAWQFFEKEELPYAFPFYKKYNLGKSFEDKLIAFLDFVTENELATSRMKDYLF